Proteins encoded in a region of the Solirubrobacterales bacterium genome:
- the ruvA gene encoding Holliday junction branch migration protein RuvA, with the protein SVRGQVLVRRPDHVVIESAGVGYRLAVSVETLKSVPARGKQATLQAHLVAREDSLSLYGFASEEERDLFLHLTSVSGIGPKVAIAILSGGSPRELMRAIAAGDAKRFQAAPGVGKRTAERLIVELREKVSGQLVEGIPPGQEGDEDSPRELARDGLMYLGYTLTEAQRLLDGADGESAEELIEAALGRAADGATR; encoded by the coding sequence TCGGTTCGCGGCCAGGTTCTGGTCCGGCGCCCGGACCACGTGGTGATCGAGTCGGCCGGCGTCGGCTACCGCCTGGCGGTTTCCGTGGAGACGCTCAAGTCGGTCCCCGCGCGGGGCAAGCAGGCAACCCTCCAAGCACATCTCGTGGCGCGCGAGGACTCGCTGTCGCTGTACGGTTTCGCGAGCGAGGAGGAGCGCGACCTCTTCCTCCACCTCACCTCGGTCTCCGGAATTGGCCCCAAGGTGGCGATCGCCATCCTCTCGGGGGGGTCGCCTCGGGAGCTGATGCGGGCGATCGCCGCCGGGGATGCGAAGCGCTTCCAGGCCGCCCCCGGCGTCGGCAAGCGAACCGCCGAACGGCTGATCGTCGAGTTGCGCGAGAAGGTCTCGGGCCAGCTTGTGGAGGGCATCCCGCCGGGACAGGAGGGCGACGAGGACAGCCCGCGCGAACTGGCCCGTGACGGCCTCATGTACCTGGGCTACACGTTGACCGAGGCCCAGCGGCTCCTCGACGGCGCGGACGGCGAGAGCGCCGAGGAGCTGATCGAGGCCGCGCTTGGGCGCGCTGCCGACGGGGCGACGCGATGA
- the ruvB gene encoding Holliday junction branch migration DNA helicase RuvB, whose product MGALPTGRRDEGAEQSGRSPRVRGDWQVDVVMTIARDPGIEQEERLADARLVGDEEDLDRSLRPKRLGDFVNQEQVTAQLEVFIEAARRRGEPLDHVLLAGPPGLGKTSLANIVAAELEAPLVQTAGPALERKADIAAFLTALEPGSVFFIDEVHRLSRAIEETLYPAMEERRLPVVLGQGAGARTVTLDLPPFTLVGATTRTGLLTTPLRDRFGVCHRLEHYDPADLAQIVRRSAGILGVEVEPEGERAISERSRGTPRVANRLLKRVRDFAEVRGAGVVTGEVAHEALGLLEVDTVGLDRHDRGILEAIAIKFSGGPVGLSTLAAAVDEEQDTIEDVYEPYLLQQGLIKRTPRGRVITPRAFEHLGLPVPTEAASLF is encoded by the coding sequence TTGGGCGCGCTGCCGACGGGGCGACGCGATGAGGGCGCCGAGCAGAGCGGGCGAAGCCCGCGAGTGCGAGGCGACTGGCAGGTGGATGTGGTGATGACCATCGCCCGCGATCCCGGGATCGAGCAAGAGGAGCGCCTGGCCGACGCCCGACTGGTTGGCGACGAGGAGGACTTGGACCGGTCGCTGCGCCCCAAGCGCTTGGGCGACTTCGTCAACCAGGAGCAGGTGACGGCGCAGCTCGAGGTGTTCATCGAAGCCGCTCGGCGCCGGGGCGAGCCGCTGGACCACGTGCTGCTCGCCGGACCGCCCGGCCTGGGCAAGACGTCGCTTGCCAACATCGTGGCGGCGGAGCTGGAAGCGCCGCTGGTGCAGACCGCGGGGCCGGCGCTCGAACGCAAGGCCGACATCGCAGCCTTCCTGACGGCGCTCGAGCCAGGCTCGGTCTTCTTCATCGACGAGGTGCACCGGCTCAGCCGGGCCATCGAGGAGACGCTCTACCCGGCCATGGAGGAGCGGCGCCTTCCCGTGGTGCTCGGTCAAGGTGCTGGCGCGCGCACTGTGACCCTCGACCTGCCGCCGTTCACCCTGGTGGGCGCCACGACCCGCACCGGGCTGTTGACGACGCCGCTTCGGGACCGCTTCGGGGTGTGCCACCGGCTGGAGCACTACGACCCCGCCGATCTGGCGCAGATCGTGCGCCGCTCGGCCGGCATCCTCGGGGTGGAGGTGGAGCCGGAGGGGGAGCGGGCGATCTCCGAGCGATCCCGGGGCACGCCCCGGGTTGCCAACCGGCTGCTGAAGCGGGTCCGCGACTTCGCCGAGGTCCGCGGCGCCGGCGTCGTGACGGGCGAGGTGGCGCACGAGGCGCTCGGACTGCTCGAGGTCGACACCGTCGGCCTCGATCGCCACGACCGCGGCATTCTGGAGGCGATCGCGATCAAGTTCTCGGGTGGGCCGGTGGGCCTCTCGACGCTGGCAGCCGCCGTGGACGAGGAGCAGGACACGATCGAGGACGTCTACGAGCCCTACCTGCTCCAGCAGGGCCTGATCAAGCGGACCCCTCGGGGGCGGGTGATCACGCCACGCGCCTTCGAGCACCTGGGCCTGCCGGTCCCGACCGAGGCCGCCAGCCTGTTCTGA